The Cohnella abietis genome has a segment encoding these proteins:
- a CDS encoding ABC transporter permease: protein MQKVLFKEVAKHKYMYLLVAPVLVYYILFAYLPMYGIVLAFKDFDYSKGITGSPWVGLKHFQEVIQYSDFWNAFNNTLIISLGRLIFEFPAPIILALLLNEVTRYRLKKFFQTVFTFPHFLSWVILGGIITNFLGDSGVFNQLLVSIGLEKRNLLVEPSSFRYLLFLTDTWREIGWGAILYLAAIAGINPELYEAAHVDGANRFQQLKAVTWPSIRYTASILFILAVGNAMNGGFDQIFNLYNSVVYDVADILDTYVYRYTFITGDSFSISTAVGLIKSIINFALLIGANYLVRYLGEEGVT from the coding sequence ATGCAGAAAGTACTTTTCAAGGAGGTAGCCAAGCATAAGTACATGTACCTTCTGGTTGCTCCAGTATTGGTTTATTACATCCTGTTCGCCTACTTGCCGATGTATGGCATCGTTTTGGCGTTTAAGGATTTTGATTATTCCAAAGGCATAACGGGCAGTCCATGGGTGGGCTTGAAACATTTCCAAGAGGTAATACAGTATAGCGATTTTTGGAATGCATTTAACAACACTCTTATTATTAGCTTAGGTCGATTAATATTTGAATTTCCTGCCCCAATCATTCTCGCTCTATTACTGAATGAAGTAACTAGGTACAGACTGAAAAAGTTTTTTCAAACTGTATTTACGTTTCCGCATTTCTTATCATGGGTCATATTGGGCGGAATCATCACGAATTTTTTGGGAGACTCAGGGGTATTTAACCAGCTGCTGGTATCTATCGGGCTTGAAAAAAGAAATTTATTGGTTGAGCCTTCAAGCTTTCGCTATTTATTGTTTCTTACCGACACATGGCGGGAAATTGGTTGGGGTGCGATTTTATACTTAGCTGCTATTGCAGGGATTAATCCTGAATTATATGAAGCCGCTCATGTGGATGGTGCCAATCGATTTCAGCAGCTGAAGGCAGTGACTTGGCCATCAATACGTTACACAGCATCTATTCTTTTCATTCTAGCAGTCGGGAATGCAATGAATGGCGGCTTCGATCAAATTTTTAATCTTTATAACTCCGTGGTTTATGATGTTGCAGATATTCTGGATACCTATGTTTATCGCTACACGTTCATCACAGGAGATAGCTTCAGTATTTCTACTGCTGTTGGTCTTATTAAATCGATTATTAACTTTGCACTCCTTATTGGAGCTAATTACTTGGTGCGTTATTTGGGTGAGGAGGGAGTAACTTAA
- a CDS encoding carbohydrate ABC transporter permease, with protein sequence METDQPELSNGAIEHRTRIAGKGKNRLVELIITAFLGLLACISIFPFYNVLITSFGEASAMAKQSVYLIPTSFNLTAYEYIFSGDKILKSFLISFVVTVGGTFTNLLLSLCGAYALSKRTMPGRNIMLYMILFTMFFSGGLIPYYLTVKDIGLVNNILVMIVPLAVNTFYLIIVMSYFRTLPPALEESAKIDGANDIQILAKIIIPISMPTIAAVGLFYAVDRWNEWWHAMLFISDINKYPLQLLLRQVLVNFNEILQNGIASSMAQKAAGIYPDTIKMAVVVVASIPILLVYPFLQKYFTKGMMLGSIKG encoded by the coding sequence ATGGAAACAGATCAGCCAGAGTTGTCTAATGGGGCAATCGAGCATCGAACCCGGATAGCTGGAAAAGGAAAGAATCGACTGGTAGAGCTCATAATAACAGCATTCTTGGGTTTACTTGCGTGCATCTCGATTTTCCCTTTTTATAATGTGCTTATTACTTCATTTGGAGAGGCTTCCGCAATGGCGAAGCAATCGGTTTATCTTATTCCGACATCCTTTAATCTCACTGCTTATGAATACATTTTTAGCGGAGACAAGATACTGAAGTCCTTTCTAATTTCGTTTGTGGTCACGGTTGGCGGTACGTTCACTAACCTGCTTTTATCACTTTGCGGGGCGTATGCATTATCGAAAAGGACTATGCCAGGTCGGAATATCATGCTGTATATGATTCTATTTACAATGTTTTTTAGCGGAGGATTAATTCCCTATTATTTAACCGTTAAAGATATAGGACTTGTTAATAACATTCTGGTTATGATTGTTCCCTTGGCGGTCAATACGTTTTATCTAATAATCGTGATGTCTTATTTCCGTACACTGCCGCCTGCACTTGAGGAATCAGCCAAAATTGATGGGGCGAACGACATCCAAATATTAGCCAAAATCATTATTCCGATATCCATGCCTACTATTGCGGCTGTTGGCTTGTTTTATGCAGTAGATCGTTGGAATGAATGGTGGCATGCGATGCTTTTTATAAGTGACATTAATAAGTATCCTTTGCAATTGCTGCTGCGTCAGGTTTTAGTGAATTTTAACGAAATCTTGCAGAATGGTATTGCTAGCTCAATGGCTCAAAAAGCGGCGGGGATTTACCCAGATACGATCAAAATGGCAGTCGTGGTTGTAGCTTCTATCCCGATTTTGCTGGTGTATCCTTTCTTACAAAAGTATTTTACCAAAGGTATGATGCTAGGATCTATCAAGGGTTAG
- a CDS encoding extracellular solute-binding protein — protein sequence MQKTKKVVSVLIAALFMVSMLAACSKGNDKNAGATSTPLQTVSNESATPEEALNPEDKFKDPMEISIGYWEIGSAFQQPDKDELLQFLQKKFNITMKPRQVGWADYMEKYKVWAASGELPDISSINIANDNRALYNSWTSQGVVRTLPDDLSQYPNLSKGLESADVQAMKTNGKFYMYPRLTYPTPDVWQGDRAILVRKDWMDKLGISDPKSFDDFSKMLKSFAEKDPDGNNKQDTVGLESHSISHLTYLAISTLPQFASTSWLLEDGKWIPPYASKQFPEVLKQLRQLVTDNAIDKDFAILKGNEALEKFAQGRAGAFSYAVSPLNLKILADAWDKYNPDKKFTDTVKVLPLWPAADGNVYHFSVTTPWSESYFSKNVDDKKMDRILSLYDYLVSPEGQILTTYGIEGKDYTKDGDTFVITRPKDEKTNQPLALAASYPSLAVLGTLVTWGQEKSYLDNEINKVNFGADNLKFAIAEYDYLTKNTKSIDQNFAVNAISTPAKDGLSYNVGDDVIKIMLSKEDPTKMWQDLIKGYNTKGLAEAITELNAKVAELGIK from the coding sequence ATGCAAAAAACGAAAAAAGTAGTTTCAGTATTAATAGCAGCTTTGTTCATGGTATCCATGCTAGCTGCTTGCAGTAAGGGAAATGATAAAAATGCGGGGGCAACGAGCACACCATTGCAAACGGTTTCAAATGAATCGGCAACACCTGAAGAAGCTTTAAATCCAGAAGATAAATTTAAAGATCCTATGGAAATTTCAATTGGCTATTGGGAAATTGGTAGTGCATTTCAACAGCCAGATAAAGATGAGCTGCTACAATTTCTGCAAAAGAAATTTAACATTACAATGAAACCGCGGCAAGTAGGCTGGGCGGATTATATGGAGAAATATAAGGTCTGGGCTGCATCAGGAGAGTTACCGGATATCTCTTCTATTAATATTGCCAATGATAACAGAGCTTTGTATAACAGCTGGACCTCACAGGGAGTCGTTCGTACCCTCCCAGATGATTTATCCCAATATCCGAATTTGAGCAAAGGACTTGAATCTGCGGATGTGCAAGCAATGAAAACAAATGGCAAGTTTTATATGTATCCGCGGTTAACCTATCCAACTCCAGATGTATGGCAGGGAGACAGAGCAATTCTGGTTCGCAAGGACTGGATGGATAAGCTGGGCATTAGCGATCCGAAAAGCTTTGATGATTTTTCAAAAATGTTAAAAAGTTTTGCCGAGAAAGATCCTGATGGAAACAACAAACAAGATACTGTAGGCTTGGAATCTCATAGTATTAGCCATCTTACTTATCTAGCTATCTCCACATTACCACAGTTTGCTAGCACATCTTGGTTGCTGGAGGATGGAAAATGGATTCCGCCCTATGCGTCCAAACAATTTCCTGAGGTTCTAAAGCAATTGAGGCAATTGGTTACCGATAATGCGATTGATAAAGACTTTGCCATCTTAAAGGGTAATGAAGCCTTAGAAAAATTTGCTCAAGGTCGTGCGGGGGCATTCTCCTATGCAGTCTCACCACTTAATTTAAAAATTCTTGCCGATGCATGGGATAAATATAACCCGGACAAGAAATTTACAGATACGGTAAAGGTACTGCCGCTATGGCCAGCAGCAGATGGAAATGTGTATCATTTCTCGGTTACAACACCTTGGTCAGAAAGCTATTTTAGTAAGAATGTTGATGACAAGAAAATGGACCGTATCCTTAGCTTGTATGATTATTTAGTTTCGCCAGAGGGTCAAATTTTGACTACTTACGGAATTGAAGGTAAGGATTATACCAAAGATGGTGATACATTTGTTATCACTCGACCTAAGGATGAGAAAACAAATCAGCCTTTAGCTTTAGCGGCCTCTTATCCTTCATTAGCTGTATTAGGAACGTTAGTAACTTGGGGTCAGGAAAAATCTTATTTAGACAATGAGATTAACAAGGTCAATTTTGGAGCTGATAATCTAAAGTTCGCAATTGCAGAATATGATTACTTGACCAAGAACACAAAATCAATTGACCAAAATTTTGCGGTAAACGCGATATCCACACCAGCCAAAGATGGCCTCTCGTACAATGTTGGTGATGACGTCATTAAAATTATGCTGTCAAAAGAGGATCCGACTAAGATGTGGCAGGATTTAATCAAGGGCTATAATACCAAAGGATTAGCAGAGGCTATAACAGAATTGAATGCAAAAGTAGCAGAATTAGGAATTAAGTAG